The proteins below come from a single Metarhizium brunneum chromosome 1, complete sequence genomic window:
- the hypBA1 gene encoding Non-reducing end beta-L-arabinofuranosidase, producing MSLSFEPALIDRVSVSSPFYLQIDERMRKTTLPAILDSLKTTGRFYALSWTPESAPTKAHCFWDSDVYKTMEACCYYLMKRDDTQIRADVEEIVGYIKKAQWEDGYINSYFTLHDPNGRFTNLRDMHELYCMGHLAEFAVAYYQLAGSHDLIHVMRKATQLLRVAVIPKGGYPGHQELEIGLLRLYEITREDMFLDTAEFFLRERGKKNESERIYYDREALARDESPFDSPSEMLRRRFKTTRDYSYMQAHMPLVDQHTIEGHCVRAMYFVTGAAHYALVKPSEIKDIQDAVHRLFNNTVKQKMYITGGLGSVAEYEGFGPDYHLPDLQGGGCYSETCASVALVFLCERLLRSGPNRLYGDVMERALLNCVLGAVGSQGAEFYYENPLATIAGQPWCRQKWFETSCCPPNVAKLMGMLPSLIFSTRGSTVAIHLFVSSVLKTVVDGHRVQVTMETPLPWEGTVRISVDCQKHVELAIRIPDWAAAGYTTSAKGYVREGYFYVSVVSSSEIRFSFPAQHKMVYAHPSTRKDEVAVTRGPLVYCAESPDNNFDLETTYVDVTSLREVGELDIDGWKGVPMLELDAREDFEVDTFFSENEQRWKWRDEGLVKEGCHGSLIGSVWD from the exons atgtccttgtccttcGAACCAGCGCTGATTGACCGTGTTAGCGTCAGCTCGCCATTCTATCTGCAGATTGACGAGCGAATGCGCAAGACTACTCTTCCGGCTATCCTTGATTCCTTAAAAACTACCGGTCGCTTTTACGCGCTATCATGGACTCCAGAGAGCGCACCGACCAAGGCTCATTGCTTCTGGGACTCAGATGTCTACAAGACCATGGAGGCCTGTTGTTATTACTTGATGAAGAGGGATGATACCCAAATACGTGCAGATGTAGAGGAGATTGTAGGATATATCAAAAAGGCCCAGTGGGAAGACGG ATATATCAATTCATATTTTACGCTACATGACCCAAACGGCCGCTTTACCAACCTGCGGGATATGCATGAGCTTTACTGCATGGGTCATCTCGCCGAGTTTGCCGTTGCTTACTACCAACTCGCTGGCTCGCACGATCTCATACATGTCATGAGAAAAGCGACCCAGCTGCTGCGCGTGGCGGTGATTCCCAAGGGAGGATATCCGGGACATCAAGAGCTAGAAATTGGACTGCTCCGGCTCTACGAGATTACGCGGGAAGATATGTTTCTTGACACGGCCGAGTTTTTCCTCCGTGAACGGGGCAAGAAAAATGAGAGTGAACGCATATATTACGACCGCGAGGCTTTGGCCAGAGACGAAAGCCCCTTCGACTCACCTAGCGAGATGCTAAGACGTCGCTTTAAAACTACCCGCGACTACTCCTACATGCAGGCGCATATGCCACTTGTCGATCAGCATACCATCGAAGGCCACTGTGTCCGGGCCATGTATTTCGTCACCGGGGCAGCACACTATGCTCTGGTGAAGCCTTCCGAGATCAAGGATATACAGGATGCCGTTCACAGGCTGTTTAACAACACAGTCAAACAGAAGATGTATATTACTGGCGGGTTAGGCAGTGTCGCCGAGTATGAGGGATTCGGACCAGATTACCACCTCCCGGACCTGCAGGGAGGAGGCTGCTACTCTGAAACTTGTGCCAGCGTTGCCCTCGTTTTCCTCTGTGAGCGTCTGCTTCGAAGTGGCCCGAACAGATTATACGGAGATGTCATGGAACGTGCACTGTTGAATTGTGTTTTGGGTGCCGTTGGATCACAAG GAGCAGAATTTTACTACGAAAATCCTCTGGCAACTATTGCTGGCCAGCCATGGTGTCGGCAGAAGTGGTTTGAAACCTCCTGTTGTCCGCCAAATGTTGCAAAACTCATGGGCATGCTGCCGTCACTAATATTTTCCACTCGAGGCTCCACTGTTGCCATTCATCTGTTTGTAAGCTCGGTTCTGAAGACAGTGGTGGATGGCCACCGGGTTCAAGTGACGATGGAAACACCTCTGCCGTGGGAAGGCACCGTGAGAATAAGTGTCGACTGCCAAAAGCACGTTGAGCTAGCCATTCGTATTCCTGACTGGGCAGCCGCTGGATACACGACTTCGGCTAAAGGTTATGTTCGGGAAGGCTACTTTTACGTTTCAGTCGTGTCGTCATCTGAAATACGGTTTTCCTTCCCCGCACAGCACAAGATGGTGTATGCTCACCCTAGCACTAGGAAAGATGAGGTGGCAGTTACTCGTGGACCACTTGTCTATTGTGCTGAGAGTCCTGATAATAATTTCGATCTGGAAACTACCTATGTGGATGTGACGTCTCTTCGGGAAGTCGGAGAGCTCGATATTGATGGATGGAAGGGAGTTCCGATGTTAGAGCTGGACGCCAGG GAAGACTTTGAAGTTGATACCTTTTTTTCTGAGAATGAACAGAGGTGGAAGTGGCGCGATGAGGGTCTGGTTAAAGAAGGATGTCATGGCTCCTTGATTGGCTCCGTTTGGGATTGA
- the MPH3 gene encoding Alpha-glucosides permease, with product MRFITAAVVSASLALGQQDLSLKSSCDDLINAGPLSPSLPSTVPWKLQGCLAARECTSQPENCRTPLAIQENRIRAGKPLPHKTDDADAFWGQFGYGNVEMRPYKGVVLEKYNCSLLKGFVCGLGFDGQYCKLMFAQKAGCESYDQYNSSPEHSSKCKEISEKFEDNLEPEAYHLASQCIGLVEVPMSPLGAKGQDADHLSQKSPSTSHQETASTPDKTSNEDHGREWHRVPSRASPSAQAPTDDIRLSTTVSSRTMDTFWFPQLSLGYDDTPRKIRRGFNSDKEMVFLACCRQYPKAVGWTLLLFLTVVMEAYDKSLVSGFLAFPAFQRKYGQPESTTPGTSVGDGSGAYQIPAPWQIALHNAAFTCEIIGLLTHGYITYNIGYRKVMMGSLVWLCLSVFPAFFASNITTLLVSQALCGIPWGVIQTLAATYAAEVVPSGLRPYVLSNINMCWVVGQLLGTGVLRALVHSDSQWSYRLPFALQWAWAVPLLIGVYFAPESPWWFIRHERAADARRSLGRLCNRSGSHIDDSIALMEHINRVEKELNYGGATYSDLFKGVNRRRTEISCVVWMCQALSGSVLTAVAAYFFEQAGFDPSNSFSLSTGMYGMALIAGIISWGLLFKIGRRKLYMFGLASAVAFLTAGGIVSVVSAGSNGADWALGALIILMTFTYDLTLGPVCYVVVAEIPSTRLRVKTVALARVAYNIAMIVNTSLVPKMLNPTAWNIAGKSCFVYVGTAFCCLVWCYFRLPETKGLSYLELDILFEKKAPARKFGQVQDRLAKSAYLTASHAERLTDAWHGWLAYS from the exons ATGCGTTTCATTACTGCTGCCGTTGTTTCTGCCAGCCTggctcttggccagcaagACTTGAGCTTGAAGAGCTCATGCGACGATTTGATTAACGCGGGACCGTTGAGTCCGAGTCTGCCTTCCACTGTCCCTTGGAAACTACAG GGTTGCCTGGCA GCACGTGAGTGCACTTCTCAGCCCGAGAATTGCCGCACTCCTCTGGCCATTCAAGAAAACAGGATTCGGGCGGGAAAGCCTCTGCCTCACAAG ACTGATGATGCCGACGCTTTCTGGGGCCAATTTGGATATGGCAATGTCGAGATGCGCCCGTACAAAGGGGTTGTCCTTGAGAAATACAACTGCTCTCTGCTTAAAGGTTTTGTTTGTGGGCTGGGATTTGACGGCCAGTACTGCAAACTCATGTTTGCGCAGAAAGCA GGCTGCGAAAGT TATGATCAGTATAACAGTTCCCCGGAACACTCTTCCAAGTGTAAGGAGATTTCGGAGAAGTTTGAG GACAATTTGGAAC CCGAAGCATACCACTTAGCTTCCCAGTGTattggcctcgtcgaggtTCCCATGTCACCACTGGGGGCAAAGGGCCAGGACGCGGACCACCTGAGCCAGAAGAGCCCGTCAACTTCTCATCAAGAGACAGCATCGACTCCCGATAAAACAAGCAACGAGGACCATGGCCGCGAATGGCATCGAGTGCCCTCGCGGGCATCGCCCAGCGCCCAAGCACCGACAGACGATATCCGCCTGTCGACCACCGTTTCCAGCCGCACCATGGACACATTCTGGTTTCCGCAACTATCCCTAGGCTACGATGACACCCCGCGCAAGATTCGGCGCGGCTTCAACTCTGACAAGGAAATGGTGTTTCTGGCGTGTTGCCGCCAATACCCCAAGGCCGTGGGCTGGACGCTCCTCTTGTTTCTCACGGTAGTCATGGAGGCGTACGACAAGTCGCTCGTGTCGGGCTTCCTCGCGTTCCCAGCCTTCCAACGCAAGTACGGGCAGCCGgagtcgacgacgccggggaCGTCGGTGGGCGACGGATCGGGAGCATACCAGATCCCGGCGCCGTGGCAGATTGCCCTGCACAACGCCGCGTTCACCTGCGAGATCATCGGGCTGCTGACCCACGGCTACATTACGTATAATATCGGATACCGAAAAGTCATGATGGGCAGCCTCGTTTGGCTGTGCCTCTCTGTGTTCCCCGCGTTTTTCGCGAGCAACATCACCACTTTGCTGGTTTCACAAGCCTTGTGTG GAATACCCTGGGGCGTCATTCAGACGCTCGCCGCCACGTACGCGGCCGAGGTTGTGCCCTCGGGCTTGCGGCCCTACGTCTTGAGCAACATCAACATGTGCTGGGTTGTCGGGCAGCTCCTGGGGACTGGTGTCCTCCGGGCTCTGGTGCATAGCGATTCGCAATGGTCTTATCGGCTCCCGTTTGCCTTGCAATGGGCCTGGGCGGTTCCCCTTTTGATTGGCGTTTACTTTGCGCCCGAGAGTCCTT GGTGGTTTATTCGCCATGAGAGAGCCGCCGACGCCCGGCGATCTCTTGGCCGACTTTGTAACCGGTCCGGCTCCCACATTGACGATAGCATAGCCCTGATGGAGCATATCAACAGGGTTGAGAAGGAGTTAAACTACGGCGGAGCAACGTATTCAGACTTGTTTAAAGGTGTCAATCGCCGTCGAACAGAGATATCGTGCGTCGTGTGGATGTGCCAGGCGCTCTCTGGCAGCGTCTTGACTGCCGTCGCAGCATACTTCTTTGAACAGGCTGGCTTCGATCCTTCCAACTCTTTCAGCCTCTCTACGGGGATGTATGGCATGGCTCTGATTGCGGGCATAATTTCATGGGGACTCCTCTTCAAGATTGGTCGTCGCAAACTGTACATGTTCGGCCTGGCGTCGGCGGTTGCCTTCTTGACTGCTGGTGGAATAGTGTCAGTGGTGTCGGCAGGTAGCAACGGGGCGGATTGGGCTTTGGGCGCTTTGATCATCCTCATGACCTTCACCTACGATCTGACCCTCGGTCCTGTGTGCTACGTCGTTGTGGCTGAGATTCCATCGACGCGCCTGCGGGTCAAGACTGTTGCTTTGGCTAGGGTGGCATACAATATCGCCATGATTGTCAATACTTCTCTGGTGCCGAAAATGCTCAATCCCACGGCTTGGAACATAGCAGGCAAGTCATGCTTTGTATACGTCGGAACGGCCTTTTGTTGCCTTGTGTGGTGCTACTTTCGATTACCAGAAACCAAGGGGTTGTCATATCTTGAACTGGATATCTTATTTGAGAAGAAGGCTCCCGCACGAAAGTTCGGCCAGGTCCAAGATAGGCTCGCCAAGTCCGCGTATCTTACTGCCTCGCACGCCGAGCGACTCACAGATGCCTGGCACGGGTGGTTGGCGTATTCCTAG